One window of the Babesia bovis T2Bo chromosome 2, whole genome shotgun sequence genome contains the following:
- a CDS encoding cathepsin C Papain cysteine protease family protein has protein sequence MLDRAPNCEHVITMVLLLFFVQLILGICHVTADLPIHVLVKDVTGKWQFYLTKPLGGLDVMCGSSMPNTLEGNLKLGNYLDYLKSHYTLDRNFQLELSLDVIPYSDTSNKPNRYKWRALAVKDAAGKVVGRWTIVNDQGFEVLLDDSTRYFFYIRYTQNGDMFETDPNHTQIGWAYRPGNLSAAVTERRCAFASKVNALTPPQTTLVKLHTNVTEMFKQIDRSITNNGTSHGAIKSAHISPKRGLYPCECANKERLHFDDQLPVHFEWKTRATIPIVNQDSCGSCHAIASRYVLQSRFLIALERMSNRSPELEGILDELSHYTFDPKDVTDCSMYNQGCDGGYPYLMGKQMREFGILTTKNAGQQCTLLSTERRYFARDYGYVGGCHQCTACQGDALIMREILANGPVVTAIDAAVLTADYDGHIITSAEEGTNSGICDMEHHPILTGWEYTSHAVAIVGWGQEKVGARMIKYWICRNSWGQNWGINGHFKIERGKNAYGIESEAVFIDPDFSKFAQEPAASFLHTIHHH, from the exons CCATGTCACTGCAGATCTGCCCATCCACGTGTTGGTAAAAGATGTAACCGGAAAATg GCAATTTTACCTAACGAAGCCCCTAGGAGGGCTGGATGTCATGTGCGGCTCATCGATGCCAAATACTTTGGAAGGGAATTTGAAGCTTGGAAATTACCTTGATTACCTGAAGTCACATTACA CTCTGGATCGCAATTTTCAATTAGAACTTTCGTTGGATGTAATCCCCTATTCTGACACCAGTAATAAGCCGAATAGATACAAATGGCGTGCATTAGCCGTAAAGGATGCCGCTGGTAAAGTTGTCGGCAGATGGACCATTGTTAATGATCAAG GTTTTGAAGTTTTGCTTGACGATTCTACGCGCTACTTTTTTTATATACGTTATACGCAGAATGGAGACATGTTTGAAACTGATCCCAATCATACTCAGATTGGTTGGGCATACAGGCCTGGCAACCTTTCTGCAGCAGTTACAGAACGGAGATGCGCGTTTGCATCTAAGGTGAATGCTCTGACTCCACCGCAAACCACCCTTGTGAAGCTGCATACAAATGTTACGGAGATGTTCAAGCAGATTGATCGGTCGATAACTAATAATGGTACGAGCCACGGTGCAATTAAGTCGGCGCACATATCACCTAAACGTGGGTTATATCCATGTGAATGCGCGAATAAAGAACGTCTTCACTTTGATGACCAACTCCCTGTACACTTCGAGTGGAAAACTAGGGCAACAATTCCTATCGTAAATCAAGACTCTTGTGGTAGTTGCCACGCAATAGCTTCTAGATACGTGCTACAGTCGAGATTCTTGATTGCCCTAGAGCGCATGTCTAACCGCAGTCCAGAGTTGGAAGGCATTCTTGACGAGCTTTCTCACTACACATTCGACCCCAAAGACGTCACTGACTGTAGTATGTACAATCAAGGGTGCGATGGCGGCTATCCTTACCTTATGGGTAAGCAAATGCGCGAGTTTGGTATATTGACTACAAAAAATGCTGGTCAACAGTGTACCCTACTCAGTACTGAGCGTCGCTACTTCGCCAGAGATTACGGTTACGTAGGCGGTTGCCACCAATGCACAGCTTGCCAAGGTGACGCACTTATAATGCGTGAGATATTAGCAAATGGCCCTGTTGTTACGGCCATTGATGCAGCTGTGCTTACCGCGGACTATGACGGCCACATAATCACGTCGGCGGAAGAAGGTACGAATTCAGGCATATGTGACATGGAACATCATCCAATACTAACTGGATGGGAATATACTTCTCATGCGGTTGCAATTGTTGGTTGGGGCCAGGAGAAGGTTGGTGCCCGTATGATCAAATATTGGATCTGTCGCAACAGTTGGGGCCAAAATTGGGGTATAAATGGTCACTTTAAGATCGAGCGCGGAAAGAACGCGTATGGCATAGAAAGTGAGGCCGTGTTTATCGACCCTGATTTTTCCAAGTTTGCGCAAGAGCCGGCCGCCTCCTTCTTACACACGATTCACCACCATTAA
- a CDS encoding putative integral membrane protein: MRPLNHLSYYAICGILFGLSSALLYHGWDYYATRIQDQIICAAHGNVQLLSFLWFFESLSYLACFACLWSFSGRENELQGRSLFATYTCVFLKVCPILVKILQLFNLGQLSVICVDLLMLHECNNANVRAIIAFVIGVQWFVILIGLAASSELFLPPYLYEPASTNNTYWDQVKDFIYPLGL, encoded by the exons ATGCGACCACTGAA CCATCTGTCATACTACGCGATTTGTGGTATTTTGTTTGGGCTATCTTCGGCACTACTCTATCACGGATGGGACTATTACGCAACAAGAATACAGGACCAAATCATTTGCGCGGCACACGGGAATGTGCAGTTACTCTCATTCTTGTGGTTTTTTGAG TCATTATCGTATTTAGCTTGTTTTGCTTGTCTGTGGTCTTTTAGTGGACGAGAAAACGAACTCCAAGGAAGGTCGCTATTTGCAACCTACACATGTGTTTTCCTGAAAGTGTGCCCGATCTTGGTTAAAATACTACAATTGTTTAACTTAGGTCAACTATCCGTGATATGTGTAGATCTACTTATGCTACACGAATGTAACAACGCAAACGTGCGCGCTATAATTG CCTTTGTGATAGGTGTGCAGTGGTTTGTAATACTCATAGGCCTTGCGGCAAGCTCGGAACTATTTCTTCCCCCGTACCTTTATGAACCAGCTTCTACCAATAACACATATTGGGATCAAGTAAAG GATTTTATTTACCCTTTGGGTTTATAG
- a CDS encoding putative integral membrane protein, which produces MLFCLGAPEVFHLPCLESKGNGYSVNDTSETRYPHTDAGAASVTNEDSIINVSTSHCGKYLFVLSQYAFYIYSAISPNFCIGRLVLTVNLRKKYERFRDLALIPGLPWVCILLNKRDKVLVISYEKCGLGALYDRSVQSNSSSYKTGNDGRNRVQSAYAENTPLRMSSNLSLGDPLPCTCITKDNGSTTRSIRGRYEEIVPRIQVKVLYVLSIPASVQYITCAEGQFYFWASDQLGVYATTCAGGFANYLLQRSDDHGEVEINLNLHGTNLIKNMTISGNVTAHFGLCYLLLNENLYLQRSDTDNGKIFVIDTGNGKGVNSLMDWINISSTLNDSEDGQTESDAFDTNPISADSLLTDIESSVAPELCDLEDVLDCLIPRRIIMNQEMNYCLVVTESGGLLSLYLKNNGTDCIGLLIYSSGINHIAAEGNSIVISTSSTLIFGLWQKGALSVLWSYNVDNIRSIAICNRTIAVFYNQEGLYCFNSRGNVMLYRRSKVELSQEMSACFAVRGLSLIATEGLTFIKYNLYRENLSFMHCSTPHRSTVAFTGEHNLLTFQTYMLDCTFGIPSKFYAEDRNWHSYDNSDLIGDLDCTLHTIQYGCLEPQSGRWPVLNAVPSPSGDSILCATDYMLSIVNRSWKWFGHGLGNNAGMGWLNNDVCFVFITLPVHSLQSSGTSDVLHSSLSDLVDFGGIESSYCYFFHIDDLNSQLEIIPLKAKPLCSTVYKEVLYIADSIGNITGYQLVRVEGSWKFDQVSHLKHTMLESIIIEEIYYLNDNLFAILDNMGGLYRLTPSDTTKIMDDCSSIITTVHECDTEPVLLLCSNRSGEKPVIVTSLGNSVLDVNISCKALVDQGIVSYLFNILDSDDKVQKLRIAKTPLPVGDLSETKRRPFTLDIFDKMLSNVTHMGDESMATFMRQYTQLPFDMQQRLVARHSRRHYAVNDINKVTGLFECDLEGVFNSLFAANRTSEASYMLLGLQSILGPKEVRSSYNTRLMHMVATVLSVEKTRDDFVRLFESLLRFHNMVEPGCGFDVKHLVLTMFKENNFVGMYKLFQHLYVEPISLMEPMRSQLLHWYIWLICGSDSCQYTCDRIEKHRPTDSETSVGDVAFNVELHCIIIALRMQLSSCLRPEPFAMTGNRCYAMRMTQGLNSQVAPCMGITMCSYFYDIFIGQRLFVPAAAIAIACGDFLALSRIILMDSSVEEAVRSILSGESTCDNCVGKREFVKHCLVNTQKAFCF; this is translated from the coding sequence ATGTTATTCTGCCTTGGGGCACCGGAGGTGTTCCATTTACCTTGCTTGGAGTCAAAAGGCAATGGATACTCTGTAAATGACACTAGTGAGACGAGGTATCCACATACGGATGCAGGTGCTGCATCCGTTACTAACGAGGATTCGATAATAAATGTCTCAACAAGTCACTGTGGCAAATATTTATTTGTGTTATCACAATATGCATTTTACATTTACAGTGCTATTAGTCCGAACTTTTGTATCGGTCGTTTAGTATTGACTGTCAATCTTCGAAAGAAATACGAACGTTTTCGAGACTTGGCTTTAATTCCAGGATTACCATGGGTTTGCATCCTTCTAAATAAACGTGACAAGGTGCTTGTTATATCATATGAAAAATGTGGGTTGGGAGCATTATATGATCGTTCCGTTCAAAGCAACTCTTCCAGCTATAAGACGGGCAATGATGGTAGGAACCGGGTGCAAAGTGCATATGCAGAGAACACTCCATTACGAATGTCTTCGAATCTCTCTTTGGGCGATCCTTTGCCTTGTACATGTATAACAAAAGACAATGGGAGTACAACAAGGTCTATTAGAGGCCGTTACGAGGAGATTGTGCCGCGTATTCAGGTGAAGGTATTATACGTACTATCAATCCCTGCCtctgtacaatatattacatgtgCAGAGGGACAATTTTACTTTTGGGCTTCGGATCAATTGGGCGTATATGCTACCACATGTGCTGGTGGTTTTGCTAACTATCTTTTACAACGTAGTGATGATCATGGAGAAGTTGAAATAAACTTAAATCTCCATGGTACTAATCTCATAAAGAATATGACCATAAGTGGCAATGTCACTGCGCATTTTGGTTTGTGCTACTTGTTATTGAATGAAAATTTATATCTGCAAAGGAGTGACACGGACAACGGCAAAATTTTCGTCATTGACACTGGCAATGGAAAGGGTGTTAATAGTTTAATGGACTGGATTAATATCTCTTCTACACTTAACGACTCTGAGGACGGACAGACTGAATCAGATGCATTCGACACAAATCCCATAAGTGCAGATTCCTTGCTCACTGATATTGAGAGTTCCGTTGCGCCTGAGTTATGTGATTTGGAAGACGTGTTGGATTGTTTAATTCCTCGGCGTATCATAATGAATCAAGAAATGAACTACTGCTTGGTTGTCACAGAGTCTGGTGGGCTTTTGTCCCTTTATCTAAAAAATAACGGTACGGATTGCATTGGACTCCTGATATATAGTTCTGGAATTAACCATATCGCAGCCGAAGGAAATAGCATTGTGATCTCGACGAGCAGCACTCTGATTTTTGGTTTATGGCAAAAAGGCGCCCTAAGTGTGCTTTGGTCATATAATGTTGATAACATTCGTAGCATTGCAATTTGCAATAGGACAATAGCGGTCTTTTACAATCAAGAAGGGCTATATTGCTTTAATAGTCGGGGTAACGTTATGCTGTACCGAAGGAGTAAGGTTGAGTTGTCGCAAGAAATGTCTGCTTGTTTTGCTGTCCGGGGACTATCGCTAATTGCAACTGAAGGTTTAACTTTCATCAAATACAACTTGTACCGGGAGAATCTCAGTTTTATGCATTGCTCAACTCCGCATAGGTCAACTGTTGCTTTCACGGGAGAGCATAACTTACTTACATTTCAGACATATATGTTGGATTGTACCTTTGGAATTCCTAGTAAATTCTACGCTGAAGACAGAAACTGGCATTCTTACGATAACAGTGATCTCATTGGTGATCTAGATTGCACTTTACATACCATTCAGTATGGTTGCCTGGAGCCCCAAAGCGGTAGGTGGCCCGTTTTAAATGCAGTACCAAGTCCATCTGGAGATTCCATATTGTGTGCGACAGATTATATGCTATCTATAGTGAACCGAAGTTGGAAGTGGTTTGGCCATGGTTTGGGTAACAATGCAGGTATGGGTTGGCTAAATAACGACGTATGCTTTGTGTTTATTACCTTACCTGTTCATTCATTACAATCAAGTGGAACTTCTGATGTTTTGCATTCATCTTTAAGCGATTTGGTAGATTTTGGTGGCATAGAATCCTcatattgttattttttCCATATTGATGATCTAAACTCCCAACTGGAGATAATCCCATTGAAAGCAAAACCTTTATGCTCCACCGTGTACAAGGAAGTGCTTTATATTGCTGATTCCATTGGCAATATTACTGGATATCAGTTGGTCAGAGTGGAGGGAAGTTGGAAGTTTGACCAGGTGTCTCACCTAAAGCACACTATGCTTGAATCCATCATTATTGAGGAAATTTACTATTTGAACGACAACCTGTTTGCTATTCTTGACAATATGGGTGGTTTATACCGTTTGACTCCGTCTGACACGACCAAAATCATGGATGATTGCAGTTCCATAATAACCACTGTTCACGAGTGTGACACTGAGCCTGTGCTACTACTGTGTAGTAACCGATCTGGCGAGAAGCCTGTTATCGTAACTTCATTAGGCAATTCAGTTTTAGATGTTAACATATCTTGTAAGGCTTTGGTTGACCAAGGTATAGTGTCCTATTTGTTCAATATCCTTGATTCGGACGACAAAGTACAGAAGCTACGTATTGCTAAAACTCCACTACCTGTTGGCGACTTATCTGAGACTAAACGCAGACCGTTTACTCTTGACATATTTGATAAGATGCTGTCAAATGTCACCCACATGGGTGACGAATCTATGGCTACGTTCATGCGGCAATATACACAGTTGCCTTTTGATATGCAGCAGCGCCTGGTTGCCAGACACTCCAGGCGGCATTATGCCGTGAATGACATAAATAAAGTAACTGGTTTGTTCGAATGCGACTTGGAGGGTGTTTTCAACAGTTTGTTTGCTGCCAATAGAACATCAGAAGCGAGCTACATGCTACTAGGCCTGCAATCTATTCTTGGGCCTAAGGAAGTGCGTAGTAGTTACAACACACGTTTGATGCACATGGTAGCAACTGTATTATCTGTGGAAAAGACGCGAGATGATTTCGTTAGGCTTTTTGAATCTCTTCTTCGGTTTCACAACATGGTGGAGCCAGGCTGTGGGTTTGACGTTAAACATCTAGTTTTGACTATGTTCAAGGAGAACAACTTTGTGGGCATGTACAAACTCTTCCAGCATCTCTATGTTGAGCCGATCTCCTTGATGGAACCCATGAGATCACAACTGTTGCATTGGTATATCTGGTTAATTTGTGGTTCTGACTCATGTCAATATACTTGTGATCGCATAGAAAAGCATCGTCCTACGGATTCGGAGACATCAGTTGGCGACGTCGCCTTCAATGTTGAGCTTCATTGCATAATAATCGCACTGCGTATGCAACTATCTTCGTGTTTACGGCCTGAGCCTTTCGCTATGACCGGGAATCGGTGCTATGCTATGAGAATGACACAGGGCTTGAATAGCCAAGTTGCACCTTGTATGGGCATTACTATGTGCAGCTATTTTTACGACATATTTATTGGACAACGTCTGTTTGTTCCTGCAGCAGCTATTGCCATTGCATGTGGCGATTTTCTTGCCTTATCACGCATAATTCTCATGGACAGCAGCGTTGAAGAGGCTGTTCGGAGCATCCTATCTGGCGAATCGACTTGTGATAATTGTGTTGGGAAACGTGAGTTCGTCAAGCACTGTTTGGTGAATACACAGAAGGCGTTTTGTTTTTAG
- a CDS encoding ATPase associated with various cellular activities (AAA) family protein produces MNDDERQQRAVTLSQEAIELDKAGRYSEAFDRYLRALDQWTIVCKYQQNPVLQDRFYAKMREYVERAEALKQMLKAGNALNETKAPCVGTDDSQSTGISEQLEALLEVKRPHVKWSDIAGLETAKQSLQEAVVFPMRFPNLFTGSLKPWRGILLYGPPGTGKTYLAKACATELDASFIAISSSDVLSKWLGESEKFVKSLFQAARERAPCVIFIDEIDSLCSSRSESDSECGRRVKTEFLVQMQGVSEDSDGVLVLAATNLPWALDSAIIRRFDRRIYIPLPDLQARRQLLELSLKSCEHELTSDDLDELAQCTEGYSGSDVNVVVRDARMQPLRKCRDASFFKKVIRNGEEFYTPCAADDTDKSKRKCNVMSIEPNKLALPPLTKDDFMSILSRAKPSVAPGGLHSYIEWTEKYGQQGS; encoded by the exons ATGAATGACGATGAACGCCAGCAACGGGCAGTGACCCTATCACAAGAAGCAATTGAATTGGATAAAGCGGGACGTTATAGTGAGGCATTCGACCGCTACCTACGAGCATTGGATCAATGGACCATTGTCTGTAAGTACCAACAAAATCCAGTGCTACAGGATCGCTTCTATGCAAAAATGCGAGAGTACGTGGAACGTGCAGAAGCATTGAAGCAGATGCTAAAGGCTGGTAATGCGCTAAATGAAACAAAAGCACCATGTGTTGGTACCGATGACTCCCAATCTACAGGAATATCCGAACAGCTAGAGGCACTCCTAGAGGTTAAACGCCCTCATGTCAAGTGGTCAGACATTGCAGGGTTAGAAACAGCAAAGCAATCATTACAAGAGGCTGTGGTTTTCCCAATGCGTTTCCCCAATTTGTTTACTGGCTCATTGAAACCATGGAGAGGCATCCTTCTCTATGGGCCTCCGGGAACCGGTAAAACTTATCTAGCCAAGGCTTGCGCAACAGAACTAGATGCATcatttatcgcaatatcATCATCAGATGTATTGAGCAAGTGGCTAGGAGAAAGTGAGAAGTTTGTGAAGTCACTCTTCCAGGCGGCCAGAGAACGAGCACCCTGTGTGATATTTATCGATGAAATCGATTCGCTTTGTAGCTCACGTAGTGAAAGTGATAGTGAATGTGGACGCAGGGTGAAAACGGAATTCTTAGTGCAAATGCAAGGTGTATCTGAAGACAGTGACGGCGTATTGGTATTAGCAGCGACTAACCTCCCGTGGGCACTGGACTCAGCCATCATACGAAG GTTTGATCGGCGTATATACATCCCACTGCCTGATTTGCAGGCCAGGAGGCAGCTCCTGGAGCTGTCGCTGAAAAGTTGTGAACATGAACTCACGAGTGATGACCTAGATGAATTGGCACAATGCACTGAAGG GTACAGTGGGTCTGATGTCAACGTAGTAGTTAGAGATGCGAGGATGCAACCATTGCGAAAATGCCGAGATGCGTCCTTCTTCAAAAAAGTAATACGCAATGGAGAGGAGTTCTATACACCATGCGCAGCAG ATGATACAGATAAATCCAAGCGCAAATGCAATGTAATGTCTATTGAACCTAATAAACTGGCATTGCCACCGCTAACTAAG GATGATTTTATGTCTATTCTGTCACGAGCCAAGCCGTCGGTGGCTCCCGGAGGTCTCCATTCTTACATAGAATGGACAGAAAAGTATGGGCAACAAGGTAGCTAA
- a CDS encoding PHAX RNA-binding domain family protein — translation MFSTDEQIEQFRIRAVKSLELTGLLQCDEIDLICRICTSLNESNVKLIERVVHRKGVKFCEQVLDDTLVALAGGGQRRSDGERRSPGGVFLNILKSRCTKPEIKFIWSEQTKRQRARKRTRKIEHKTDTSKDKDEQTT, via the exons ATGTTTTCGACTGATGAGCAAATTGAGCAATTCCGAATACGCGCAGTCAAATCATTAGAGCTTACAGGATTGCTACAATGCGATGAAATTGACCTTATATGCAGAATATGTACATCCCTTAACGAGTCAAACGTTAAGTTGATAGAACGAGTAGTACACCGAAAGGGTGTAAAATTTTGCGAACAAGTGTTGGATGATACACTG GTGGCATTAGCAGGAGGAGGTCAAAGACGATCCGACGGTGAACGCCGTTCTCCAGGGGGAGTCTTCTTAAACATCTTGAAATCCAGATGCACAAAGCCAGAGATTAAATTCATATGGAGTGAACAAACGAAGAGACAACGTGCCAGGAAAAGAACACGTAAAATCGAACATAAAACTGACACAAGTAAAGACAAAGACGAACAAACGACATGA
- a CDS encoding putative Peptidyl-prolyl cis-trans isomerase-like 3 cyclophilin gives MALTLHTSHGDIKLELFCREAPKTCRNFLALCASDFYNGLTFHRNIKGFLIQGGDPSGTGKGGESIYGGLFEDEIVGHLKHDKRGVVSMANLSKPNTNGSQFFITYAKQPQLNGVCTVFGRVIDGMDALDRMEKEPVGKKYKPENPITIDSVTIHANPIAENDCEDIQKEVSESS, from the exons ATGGCCTTGACGCTACACACATCACACGGGGATATAAAGTTAGAGTTGTTTTGCCGCGAGGCTCCCAAAACTTGCCGA AATTTTCTTGCTCTCTGTGCCTCTGACTTTTACAATGGACTGACCTTCCATAG GAATATTAAGGGTTTTTTGATTCAGGGAGGTGATCCTTCTGGTACTGGGAAGGGTGGTGAGAGCATATATGGCGGATTGTTTGAGGATGAGATAGTTGGTCATCTGAAG CATGATAAACGGGGAGTGGTTTCGATGGCTAACCTGAGCAAACCAAACACCAACGGCTCGCAATtttttattacatatgcCAAGCAACCTCAGCTCAATGGAGTCTGCACCGTTTTTGGCCG GGTCATTGACGGTATGGACGCTTTAGATAGAATGGagaaag AACCCGTTGGCAAAAAGTATAAACCGGAAAACCCTATAACTATTGATAGTGTGACTATACATGCCAATCCTATAGCTGAGAATGACTGTGAAGACATTCAAAAAGAGGTTAGCGAATCATCATAA
- a CDS encoding WD domain G-beta repeat family protein, whose product MGTVKLLEYPVYALATDGQYLVTSGGGGGEEYGISDRVEFYTISDLGRRAELFQKGSLVDQVGVLDSVEFIDVHNLWMGSVSNGTVFFSYRPSNGVHVYGRVLIATTKIEPQQTVARFCRGKKIFITGNTDGTVCMWQLSNRFMAMMDELENNLTDATGTSQAHMDTYAHTDDLTQVDNRLLPLTVRNFKKKRTPAAMSGGRQAESDIAGNNAKQSGNIDNSGSSKQGDSLRNERKKDDTKNRQPQLPMKGSLGGNTKRKQGKQAKKNASKRGYKNSEVTEAKDEHNPVNDRVSEAQADRHTDSNAHCSRHETNDHQNVAIKVAEYKCHEKEVTDCDICHDGKIAISVSQDKMVIYQVDPSKILFIQKSSMFFKFARFINSNCQNGFYQFLTIEWNAKRPCESLVAMWRFTAEVNKAVMVKSSSLGQNPCSAMCLSGDEINFALGFGTGDVGVYDVRSLQCLVYEQRHQLPVTDLAFLGDKLVSSGADFYVVIKSFQTSYIMTILTIVIPIIAYLIYVLRYRQQ is encoded by the exons ATGGGAACAGTAAAACTACTTGAGTACCCAGTCTATGCG CTTGCCACGGATGGACAATATTTGGTTACTTCCGGAGGAGGAGGTGGCGAAGAGTATGGAATTAGTGACCGTGTG GAATTTTATACCATATCGGATCTCGGAAGAAGAGCTGAACTGTTCCAGAAAGGGAGCCTCGTAGATCAAGTAGGCGTGTTGGATTCAGTGGAGTTCATAGATGTG CACAATCTATGGATGGGCTCCGTTAGCAATGGAACAGTGTTCTTTTCATACCGACCAAGTAACGGCGTACACGTATATGGAAGAGTACTCATAGCAACGACAAAAATTGAACCACAACAAACTGTGGCACGTTTTTGTCGTGGCAAGAAGATCTTCATTACAGGTAATACGGATGGAACAGTCTGTATGTGGCAACTGTCCAATCGTTTCATGGCCATGATGGACGAACTGGAGAACAACTTAACTGACGCTACTGGTACCTCCCAAGCACATATGGACACGTATGCGCATACAGACGACTTGACTCAGGTGGATAATAGACTGCTGCCATTAACGGTGAGAAACTTCAAGAAAAAACGCACACCAGCTGCCATGTCTGGTGGCAGACAAGCCGAAAGTGACATCGCAGGAAACAATGCAAAACAATCGGGGAATATAGATAATTCCGGTAGCTCAAAGCAAGGTGATTCGCTACGCAACGAACGTAAAAAGGATGATACAAAAAATCGGCAACCGCAGTTGCCAATGAAGGGTTCGTTGGGTGGAAATACTAAAAGAAAGCAAGGTAAACAAGCAAAAAAGAATGCTTCAAAACGTGGCTACAAAAACTCTGAAGTCACAGAAGCTAAGGACGAACATAATCCTGTGAACGACCGTGTCAGCGAAGCACAAGCAGATCGCCACACCGACTCTAACGCACATTGTTCCCGTCATGAAACAAATGACCATCAAAATGTAGCAATTAAAGTAGCTGAATACAAATGTCATGAAAAGGAAGTTACTGATTGTGATATTTGCCATGACGGCAAAATTGCCATTTCTGTATCACAAGATAAAATGGTAATTTATCAAGTCGACCCAAGCAAGATTCTCTTCATACAAAAAAGCTCGATGTTTTTTAAGTTTGCAAGGTTCATCAATAGCAATTGTCAAAATGGATTCTATCAGTTTCTTACCATAGAGTGGAATGCAAAACGCCCCTGCGAATCTCTAGTAGCGATGTGGAGATTCACCGCAGAGGTCAACAAGGCAGTCATGGTCAAGAGCAGCTCATTGGGGCAGAATCCTTGTAGTGCCATGTGTTTAAGCGGAGATGAAATTAACTTCGCACTCGGGTTCGGCACGGGAGATGTGGGTGTCTATGATGTTAGATCACTACAGTGTCTTGTTTACGAACAAAGGCACCAACTACCCGTCACCGACCTAGCATTCCTGGGGGATAAGCTTGTATCCAGCGGAGCGGATTTCTATGTCGTCATCAAAAGCTTCCAAACAAGCTATATAATGACAATACTCACGATAGTCATACCCATCATCGCCTACCTGATATACGTATTAAGATATAGGCAACAATAA